A stretch of Phoenix dactylifera cultivar Barhee BC4 chromosome 16, palm_55x_up_171113_PBpolish2nd_filt_p, whole genome shotgun sequence DNA encodes these proteins:
- the LOC120104035 gene encoding uncharacterized protein LOC120104035 isoform X4, translating to MAGSVMPSLGRIRLTDLIASEGLPSDSYKISVSTLTQSLAQYSAAIIQLPPADGALLRSGLESARLFFHQRPYPPADMVHSNDSREWCKTSGYYADPQLWQETYDYRPGLTPSEPDAGMEIPPAGLPDIFAVLGKAARDILDAISFSLNLRSFSFAEVLDNIPLRTREISSSVLSVCCHSRPSFQGAHHHNLTAQEDGQLVMFPDQENQVDKSLITLVKSDRAGLHIKDFQGRWILVDADLGPQDAIVYPGLALYQATAGYVTPAQPRTETGNLQGNMFGRCSLVFKLMARSMASLSCSEMRAAGHGVEAQFQIPIPVDDFMQRPHSTDQLFTKHNFPSYTLQAAQDASLKPLMKRRKNYARCKPLPPSKRLRLEAQRVLKERVQEIADKKGIKLRFCNLKECEGHIQSLDSPCGNIRMEIGWPPGVPFVHPHDLPNKAKLGFLEAYEPGWTASQQDMELSLIEPGQASQQLVNCTIF from the exons ATGGCAGGATCTGTTATGCCATCCCTCGGTCGTATAAGGCTCACTGATCTCATAGCCTCGGAGGGGCTTCCATCGGATTCTTACAAGATTTCTGTTTCGACCCTCACGCAATCCCTTGCTCAGTATTCAGCCGCAATCATTCAGTTGCCGCCTGCTGATGGTGCTCTTTTGAGGTCTGGTCTTGAATCGGCTCGTCTCTTTTTCCATCAGCGTCCGTACCCTCCTGCCGATATGGTTCATTCGAATGACTCCCGTGAGTGGTGCAAGACCTCCGGTTATTATGCAGATCCTCAGCTGTGGCAAGAAACATATGACTATAGGCCTGGTCTTACTCCGTCAGAGCCCGATGCTGGAATGGAGATTCCTCCTGCCGGTTTGCCTGACATATTTGCAGTGCTTGGCAAAGCTGCACGAGATATCTTGGATGCTATCAGCTTTTCTCTGAATTTACGTAGCTTTTCATTTGCTGAAGTGCTTGATAATATACCTTTAAGAACTAGGGAAATCTCTTCATCAGTTCTTTCAGTGTGCTGTCACTCGAGACCATCTTTCCAAGGAGCACATCACCATAATCTGACAGCACAGGAAGATGGGCAGTTGGTTATGTTCCCAGACCAAGAGAATCAGGTTGATAAGAGTTTGATTACTCTCGTCAAGTCAGATAGGGCAGGGTTGCATATAAAGGACTTCCAAGGGCGTTGGATACTGGTGGATGCGGATCTTGGCCCCCAAGATGCAATTGTCTACCCTGGACTTGCACTTTACCAGGCGACTGCTGGTTATGTCACCCCAGCCCAGCCCAGGACAGAGACAGGCAATTTGCAAGGTAACATGTTTGGTCGATGTTCTCTGGTGTTTAAGCTCATGGCGAGGTCCATGGCGAGTCTGAGCTGTTCAGAGATGAGAGCAGCTGGCCATGGCGTTGAAGCTCAGTTCCAGATTCCCATACCAGTGGATGATTTTATGCAGAGGCCACACTCTACTGATCAACTCTTCACTAAGCACAACTTCCCTAGTTATACGCTTCAAGCAGCCCAAGATG CATCTTTGAAACctctgatgaagaggaggaagaactatGCTAGATGCAAGCCGCTGCCCCCGTCGAAGAGACTTCGTCTCGAAGCGCAGAGAGTCCTGAAGGAGAGGGTTCAGGAAATTGCAGACAAGAAGGGCATCAAGCTGAGATTCTGTAATCTCAAGGAATGTGAGGGCCACATACAGTCGCTGGACAGCCCATGTGGGAATATAAGAATGGAGATAGGATGGCCACCTGGGGTTCCCTTTGTTCATCCTCATGACCTTCCCAACAAGGCAAAACTTGGCTTTCTCGAAGCTTACGAGCCTGGTTGGACGGCCTCTCAGCAAGATATGGAGTTAAGTCTTATCGAACCTGGACAGGCCAGTCAACAGTTGGTCAACT GTACTATCTTCTGA